A region from the Candidatus Krumholzibacteriia bacterium genome encodes:
- a CDS encoding NAD-dependent epimerase/dehydratase family protein — protein MRHTDQDRPIEDLVIVGSGFVGTALAERLREKGLVERLRVTTRSDERRAALADRGLDAHAVDLADRDALRSVVDGATHVVFSAAAGRGGDYGAVYDRGSAHLVDALGGAHLVYTSSTGVYAASDGSWVDEDSPRVPREGRGGALRAGEDHVLAAGGAVLRLSGLIGATRGPHRRVGALAGTERDDGDAWLNLAPLPTVLDALETALLRLHRGVVNVSAAAPLRRRDFYDRVLARAGAEPIRWSETPADAPRGRRVRVDRLRTVLDVEPLPLDLDLLLG, from the coding sequence ATGCGACACACCGATCAAGACCGACCGATCGAAGACCTGGTGATCGTGGGCAGCGGATTCGTGGGAACCGCCCTCGCCGAGCGCCTGCGCGAGAAGGGCCTGGTCGAGCGCCTGCGGGTGACGACGCGCTCCGACGAGCGCCGGGCCGCACTCGCCGACCGCGGTCTCGACGCCCATGCGGTGGATCTCGCCGACCGCGACGCGCTGCGCAGCGTGGTCGACGGAGCCACGCACGTGGTGTTCAGCGCGGCTGCCGGTCGCGGGGGCGACTACGGGGCCGTCTACGACCGCGGAAGTGCGCACCTCGTCGACGCGCTCGGCGGTGCCCATCTCGTCTACACCTCGTCGACCGGCGTGTACGCCGCCAGCGATGGCTCCTGGGTCGACGAGGACTCACCACGGGTGCCCCGCGAAGGTCGCGGCGGCGCCCTCCGCGCCGGCGAGGACCACGTACTGGCCGCCGGCGGCGCCGTCCTGCGACTGAGCGGCTTGATCGGGGCGACACGCGGTCCGCACCGTCGGGTCGGGGCGCTGGCCGGCACCGAACGCGACGACGGCGACGCCTGGCTGAACCTCGCTCCACTTCCCACGGTGCTCGACGCGCTCGAGACCGCTCTCCTGCGTCTGCACCGGGGAGTGGTGAACGTCAGCGCGGCCGCACCGTTGCGGCGACGCGACTTCTACGATCGTGTCCTCGCCCGCGCCGGGGCCGAGCCGATCCGTTGGTCGGAGACGCCGGCCGATGCACCGCGTGGTCGACGCGTCCGCGTCGATCGGTTGCGGACGGTTCTCGACGTCGAGCCCCTCCCGCTGGACCTGGACCTCCTCTTGGGCTGA
- a CDS encoding DUF309 domain-containing protein yields the protein MPASGDRYAPRRPFPAYAYLPGRDPHPTRHPDGHSHGVEEIEVVAPNPGLYAECEDYLYGIDLYNHDYHWEAHEVWEALWHASGDSVQREHLQALIQAAAAGVQHRLGRDKGRSRLARRASERLRTVEREAGRVYMGVQVSRLATELGRFAFGGDRPPRIYLL from the coding sequence GTGCCCGCCTCCGGCGACCGCTACGCGCCTCGGCGCCCGTTTCCGGCCTACGCCTACCTACCGGGGCGAGACCCGCATCCGACGCGGCACCCCGACGGCCATTCCCACGGTGTCGAGGAGATCGAGGTCGTCGCGCCGAACCCCGGGCTCTACGCCGAGTGCGAGGACTATCTCTACGGCATCGACCTCTACAACCACGACTACCACTGGGAAGCCCACGAGGTCTGGGAGGCCCTGTGGCACGCTTCCGGCGATTCCGTCCAGCGCGAACACCTGCAGGCCCTGATCCAGGCAGCGGCGGCCGGGGTCCAGCACCGTCTGGGACGCGACAAGGGGCGCTCGCGTCTGGCGCGTCGCGCGTCCGAACGCCTGCGCACCGTGGAACGCGAGGCCGGGCGGGTGTACATGGGCGTCCAGGTCTCACGTCTGGCCACCGAACTGGGACGCTTCGCGTTCGGTGGAGACCGGCCCCCACGGATCTATCTCCTATGA
- a CDS encoding M23 family metallopeptidase, whose translation MATNTSPRGLITTVVVVLVLFVGGAGLLWWQQSTPLPTAELDRSVFEVGRRLEFGLELQAARGSVRDVQVRILQGDVDALVFEDSLNTAAGRLDVAFRLEGHGLREGEALLEVHAGDDVWRPRGDADTPSARMPVMIDLTPPRLEIEAATRYPRPGGSAIAVLRSRGATEVRVEAGERDYRAYARQELPHQFLALYALPIDHPADEFPVAVAVDAAGNRAVRELPVVLRAPDVRTGSVDLSHRWLREKLPVLLPDVDTTDDQALLEGFLYVSRDLRAEAAAERDRLAAASGPLRQWEGPFLQLPNSRSTSVFGIRRTYRIDGEGLDTQVHQGYDLASTARAPIPAANTGTVVHAGPLTLYGETVVLDHGQGLLTLYGHCSSLDVEIGEQVEKGKIIARTGATGLAGGDHLHFEVVVGGQPVTPLQWWDTAWIRDHIEAPLQEAAEGSEGAGR comes from the coding sequence ATGGCTACCAATACGAGCCCGCGTGGGCTGATCACGACCGTCGTCGTCGTCCTCGTCCTGTTCGTCGGCGGAGCCGGCCTGCTGTGGTGGCAGCAGTCGACTCCGCTCCCGACGGCCGAACTCGACCGCTCCGTTTTCGAGGTCGGACGCCGACTGGAGTTCGGACTCGAGCTGCAGGCTGCGCGGGGAAGCGTGCGCGATGTGCAGGTGCGGATCCTCCAGGGCGACGTCGACGCCCTGGTGTTCGAGGACTCCCTGAACACCGCCGCCGGCCGACTGGACGTGGCGTTCCGGCTCGAGGGCCACGGCCTGCGCGAAGGAGAAGCCCTCCTCGAGGTGCATGCCGGCGACGACGTCTGGCGCCCGCGCGGCGACGCCGACACGCCGAGCGCTCGAATGCCCGTGATGATCGACCTCACTCCACCGCGGCTCGAGATCGAGGCGGCCACCCGGTACCCGCGGCCCGGTGGTTCGGCGATCGCCGTCCTGCGGAGTCGCGGCGCCACCGAGGTGCGCGTCGAGGCCGGTGAGCGCGACTACCGGGCCTACGCCCGCCAGGAACTTCCGCACCAGTTCCTGGCGCTCTACGCCCTGCCGATCGATCACCCCGCCGACGAGTTCCCCGTCGCGGTGGCCGTGGACGCGGCGGGCAACCGCGCCGTGCGGGAACTGCCCGTGGTGCTCCGCGCACCGGACGTCCGCACGGGCTCGGTGGACCTGAGCCACCGCTGGCTCCGCGAGAAACTTCCCGTGCTGCTCCCCGACGTGGACACCACCGATGACCAGGCCCTGCTCGAGGGTTTCCTGTACGTGAGTCGCGACCTCCGCGCCGAGGCCGCCGCCGAACGCGACCGGCTCGCGGCGGCCAGCGGACCCTTACGACAGTGGGAAGGTCCCTTCCTCCAGCTACCCAACAGCCGGAGCACCTCGGTGTTCGGGATCCGGCGCACCTACCGCATCGACGGCGAAGGTCTCGACACGCAGGTGCACCAGGGTTACGACCTGGCCTCGACCGCGCGGGCCCCGATCCCCGCCGCGAACACCGGGACCGTGGTCCACGCCGGTCCCCTGACGCTCTATGGAGAGACGGTGGTCCTCGATCACGGACAGGGCCTGCTCACCCTGTACGGGCACTGCTCGTCGCTCGACGTCGAGATCGGCGAACAGGTCGAGAAGGGCAAGATCATCGCCCGGACCGGGGCCACGGGTCTGGCCGGCGGCGATCACCTGCACTTCGAGGTCGTCGTGGGCGGCCAGCCGGTCACGCCGCTGCAGTGGTGGGACACGGCATGGATCCGCGATCACATCGAGGCCCCCCTGCAGGAGGCCGCGGAGGGCAGCGAGGGCGCCGGACGCTGA